The following proteins come from a genomic window of Thermoleophilaceae bacterium:
- a CDS encoding HAMP domain-containing sensor histidine kinase — MGAVYDWTEGLAMGLFFLACGAPVLALSHLFARHRRRAGSLARQFAIGSALGMGLTIVGVSVAAAFMFRSTHDAIANVILLVFAGGLVAYASSVIARAVMRDIDDVRAALVAVGEGTERPALPWAEGDEIGELAERTNSMIRKLDERRVERDAAESARRDLIAAISHDLRTPLASLQVLAEAIEDGMVDEQTHRRYLEQMSLNIRSLGNLIEDLFELSRLEAGDIQWSMQQVHLDQLVEETVEAVGVQAEAKRIAVRADVPGDLAPARANPEKLQRVLFNLIQNAIRHTPADGSVTVAASVSGRAICVEVYDTGEGIGASDRARVFEPFYRGGSEGPRTRKGAGLGLTICRAIVEAHGGQIWLAESDGGTRIRFTVPRG, encoded by the coding sequence ATGGGCGCCGTCTACGACTGGACGGAGGGGCTGGCCATGGGCCTGTTCTTCCTTGCCTGCGGGGCGCCGGTGCTCGCGCTCTCGCACCTGTTCGCCCGCCACCGCAGGCGCGCCGGCTCGCTCGCGCGCCAGTTCGCGATCGGCTCGGCGCTCGGCATGGGCCTCACGATCGTGGGCGTGTCCGTGGCGGCGGCGTTCATGTTCCGCTCCACCCACGACGCCATCGCCAACGTCATCCTGCTGGTGTTCGCGGGCGGCCTCGTGGCCTACGCGTCGAGCGTGATCGCGCGTGCGGTCATGCGCGACATCGACGACGTCCGCGCCGCGCTGGTCGCCGTCGGCGAGGGCACCGAGCGGCCGGCCCTGCCATGGGCCGAGGGCGACGAGATCGGCGAGCTGGCCGAGCGCACCAACAGCATGATCCGCAAGCTCGACGAGCGGCGGGTCGAGCGCGATGCCGCCGAGAGCGCGCGGCGCGACCTCATCGCGGCCATCTCCCACGACCTGCGCACGCCGCTGGCCTCGCTCCAGGTGCTCGCCGAGGCAATCGAGGACGGCATGGTGGACGAGCAGACCCACCGTCGCTACCTCGAGCAGATGTCGCTCAACATCCGCTCGTTGGGCAACCTCATCGAGGATCTCTTCGAGCTCTCTCGCCTCGAGGCCGGCGACATCCAGTGGTCGATGCAGCAGGTGCACCTCGACCAGCTCGTGGAGGAGACGGTGGAGGCCGTGGGCGTGCAGGCCGAGGCCAAGCGCATCGCCGTGCGGGCGGACGTGCCCGGCGACCTCGCGCCGGCGCGCGCCAACCCCGAGAAGCTGCAGCGCGTGCTCTTCAACCTGATCCAGAACGCCATTCGCCACACGCCCGCGGACGGCAGCGTCACCGTGGCGGCCAGCGTGAGCGGCCGCGCCATCTGCGTGGAGGTGTACGACACCGGCGAGGGCATCGGCGCGTCCGACCGCGCGCGGGTGTTCGAGCCCTTCTATCGCGGCGGCAGCGAGGGTCCGCGCACGCGCAAGGGCGCGGGCCTCGGCCTCACCATCTGCCGCGCCATCGTGGAGGCGCACGGCGGGCAGATCTGGCTGGCCGAATCGGACGGGGGCACGCGCATCCGGTTCACCGTGCCGCGTGGCTGA
- a CDS encoding ribonucleotide-diphosphate reductase subunit beta, with product MFKTDDDALSVLLDADIDKVMAGLDRIVEAAPSYAKLFSRWENQPWSSEQFDFSADAEQWASGAFDDTEREYMQWSLSSFFLGEERVTTELLPFAIAAPSHEARAFLATQISDEAKHMVFFDRFYREVFGVDAATLSANLKAQRPQMNDHWGELFDGILHDCAETLRRDPSDMTALVRGVTVYMIVIEGTLALTGARFIIRTLKERDRLPGFRQGFTAVNRDESRHVGFGVKFLADAVKEDRGHKDTIAETIKETLPIGTLALAPPMVDNPYDFETPFGYHSSEIFEYAARSLSKKLAAIGIDPEG from the coding sequence ATGTTCAAGACCGACGACGACGCGCTCTCCGTCCTCCTCGACGCCGACATCGACAAGGTCATGGCCGGGCTCGACCGGATCGTCGAGGCCGCCCCCTCCTACGCCAAGCTCTTCTCGCGCTGGGAGAACCAGCCCTGGAGCTCGGAGCAGTTCGACTTCTCGGCGGACGCCGAGCAGTGGGCGTCGGGCGCGTTCGACGACACCGAGCGCGAGTACATGCAGTGGAGCCTGTCCTCGTTCTTCCTCGGCGAGGAGCGGGTCACCACCGAGCTGCTGCCGTTCGCCATCGCGGCGCCGTCGCACGAAGCGCGCGCGTTCCTCGCCACCCAGATATCCGACGAGGCCAAGCACATGGTCTTCTTCGACCGCTTCTACCGCGAGGTGTTCGGCGTCGACGCGGCCACGCTCTCGGCCAACCTCAAGGCCCAGCGCCCGCAGATGAACGACCACTGGGGAGAGCTGTTCGACGGCATCCTCCACGACTGCGCCGAGACGCTCCGCAGGGACCCCTCGGACATGACCGCGCTGGTGCGCGGCGTCACCGTCTACATGATCGTGATCGAGGGCACGCTGGCGCTCACCGGCGCGCGCTTCATCATCCGCACGCTCAAGGAGCGCGACCGCCTGCCGGGCTTCCGCCAGGGCTTCACCGCGGTCAACCGCGACGAGTCGCGGCACGTGGGCTTCGGCGTGAAGTTCCTCGCGGACGCCGTCAAGGAGGACCGCGGCCACAAGGACACCATCGCCGAGACGATCAAGGAGACGCTGCCCATCGGCACGCTCGCGCTCGCGCCGCCGATGGTCGACAACCCCTACGACTTCGAGACGCCCTTCGGCTACCACTCGTCCGAGATCTTCGAGTACGCCGCCAGGTCGCTCTCCAAGAAGCTTGCAGCCATCGGGATCGATCCAGAAGGCTAA
- a CDS encoding DMT family transporter, protein MGLGSALAWGIADFLGGLQSRRVDLLAVVLLSQAAGLVLVVAIVGVRAEGPPPVEHLAVACASGVAGVAGLMAFYRGLAIGAMAVVAPISATAAVIPVVVGLAGGERPSGMQAAGLAVAMVGIVLASREAPKEGGAARGGRMAAGAGLALVAAAGFGCFFVAMDRASDEDVFWAILANRITGVSLLALGALLLRPRLAVGAASARALVAAGTLDITANGLFAVASNEGLVSVAAVLASLYPVVVVVLAHALLGERVRRLQQGGAAAAVAGVVLISAG, encoded by the coding sequence CTGGGCCTGGGGTCTGCGCTTGCCTGGGGCATCGCAGACTTTCTCGGCGGGCTCCAGAGCCGCCGCGTCGACCTGCTCGCCGTGGTGCTGCTGTCGCAGGCGGCGGGGCTCGTGCTCGTGGTCGCGATCGTCGGTGTGCGCGCGGAGGGCCCGCCTCCGGTGGAGCACCTCGCCGTGGCGTGCGCCTCCGGCGTCGCCGGCGTCGCGGGGCTGATGGCCTTCTACCGCGGGCTCGCAATCGGCGCGATGGCCGTGGTCGCGCCAATCTCCGCCACCGCCGCGGTGATCCCCGTGGTCGTCGGGCTCGCCGGCGGCGAGCGCCCGAGCGGGATGCAGGCGGCCGGGCTCGCGGTGGCGATGGTGGGCATCGTGCTCGCCTCGCGCGAGGCTCCGAAGGAAGGCGGCGCGGCCCGTGGCGGGCGCATGGCCGCCGGCGCCGGCCTCGCGCTCGTGGCCGCCGCCGGATTCGGCTGCTTCTTCGTCGCGATGGACCGGGCGAGCGACGAGGACGTCTTCTGGGCGATCCTCGCGAACCGCATCACCGGCGTGTCGCTGCTCGCGCTCGGGGCGCTCCTGCTGCGCCCCCGGCTCGCGGTCGGTGCCGCCAGCGCGCGGGCGCTGGTCGCGGCCGGCACGCTCGACATCACGGCCAACGGCCTGTTCGCCGTCGCGTCCAACGAGGGGCTCGTCAGCGTCGCGGCCGTGCTCGCGTCGCTCTATCCGGTGGTCGTCGTGGTGCTCGCGCACGCCCTGCTCGGCGAGCGCGTGCGGCGGCTCCAGCAGGGCGGAGCGGCGGCGGCCGTCGCCGGCGTGGTGCTGATCAGCGCGGGTTGA
- a CDS encoding serine/threonine-protein kinase, which yields MEIAGYRIDEVIGRGGMGVVYRAEHVHLRRTVALKVLAPEVADAEGFRERFVHESRVAAGVDHPAIVTVYDAGEADGQLYLAMRYVEGSDLATLLRAEGRLAPERALGILDQVGSALDAAHAHGLVHRDVKPGNVLLQADRAYLTDFGLTKRTEAGTAFTQTGQFVGTIDYVAPEQIRGGDLSSRTDVYALGCVLHECLTGARPFPRDTSVAVLYAHLEEPPPRPSAEGLPPALDTVIARALAKDPADRQATCAALVAEARDVVEEPDTEVPPPVPAAPAPPAAPTRAAAAAPPTDRPADRPTAPLSEPVSAPTRTLPERMRRRPPLALAGAAAVAAAIVVAVVLATGGSEDPGAEPAGEQTTDAPEEREPPAAEAAEPVAVGSGPAGVAIRDGSVWVANEGDDTVSWLDAETGEARRDPIPVGAGPHGVTVGRGSVFVTNTGDGTVSQLDAGTGEPEREIQAGADSRWIALGVGDGSLWLSNNAAGTVSRVNLGSGEVVDEIEVGSMPRGIGTTQSSVWVANFEDDTLTRIDVASGEADEPVETGSGPEGIAIRDGVIWVANNTGNTVTRHDNRTGRRIGEPIRVEDGPYGIWVGDDVVWVTNENADAVTLIDPDSGELVGGPVPVGATPAGVRADDGFAWVAIRDQDRAVRLEPTR from the coding sequence ATGGAGATCGCCGGCTACCGCATCGACGAGGTCATCGGCCGTGGCGGGATGGGAGTCGTCTACCGCGCCGAGCACGTGCATCTGCGCCGCACGGTGGCGCTCAAGGTGCTGGCGCCCGAGGTCGCGGACGCGGAGGGGTTCCGCGAGCGCTTCGTGCACGAGTCCAGGGTGGCGGCGGGCGTGGACCATCCGGCCATCGTCACCGTCTACGACGCCGGCGAGGCCGACGGCCAGCTGTACCTGGCCATGCGCTACGTGGAGGGCTCGGACCTCGCCACGCTCCTCCGCGCCGAGGGCCGGCTGGCTCCGGAGCGGGCCCTCGGCATTCTCGATCAGGTGGGCTCCGCGCTCGACGCGGCACACGCGCACGGCCTGGTCCACCGCGACGTGAAGCCGGGCAACGTCCTCCTGCAGGCCGATCGCGCGTACCTCACCGACTTCGGGCTCACCAAGCGCACGGAGGCCGGCACGGCGTTCACGCAGACGGGGCAGTTCGTGGGCACGATCGACTACGTGGCGCCCGAGCAGATCCGCGGTGGGGACCTCAGCTCCCGCACGGACGTCTACGCGCTCGGCTGCGTGCTGCACGAGTGCCTCACCGGGGCGCGGCCGTTCCCGCGCGATACGAGCGTGGCGGTGCTGTACGCGCATCTCGAGGAGCCGCCGCCGCGGCCGAGTGCCGAGGGCCTGCCTCCCGCGCTCGACACCGTCATCGCGCGTGCGCTGGCGAAGGACCCGGCCGACCGCCAAGCCACGTGCGCGGCGCTGGTCGCCGAGGCCCGGGACGTGGTGGAGGAGCCCGACACGGAGGTCCCGCCGCCGGTGCCGGCCGCGCCGGCCCCGCCGGCCGCGCCCACCCGCGCGGCCGCCGCCGCGCCGCCCACCGACCGTCCAGCCGACCGGCCCACCGCGCCGCTGAGCGAGCCGGTCAGCGCGCCCACGCGCACGCTCCCGGAGCGCATGCGGCGCCGGCCGCCGCTCGCGCTCGCCGGCGCCGCGGCCGTCGCCGCCGCCATCGTCGTGGCCGTGGTACTCGCCACCGGCGGCTCGGAGGACCCCGGCGCCGAGCCCGCGGGCGAGCAGACCACGGACGCGCCCGAGGAGCGGGAGCCGCCGGCCGCTGAGGCCGCCGAGCCGGTCGCGGTGGGCTCCGGCCCGGCCGGCGTGGCCATTCGCGATGGCTCGGTATGGGTCGCCAACGAGGGTGACGACACCGTTTCGTGGCTCGACGCCGAGACCGGTGAGGCGCGCCGGGACCCGATCCCCGTGGGCGCCGGCCCCCACGGCGTCACCGTCGGCCGCGGCTCGGTGTTCGTCACCAACACCGGCGACGGCACGGTCTCCCAGCTCGATGCCGGGACCGGCGAGCCCGAACGCGAGATCCAGGCCGGCGCCGATTCCCGCTGGATCGCGCTCGGAGTCGGCGACGGGTCGCTGTGGCTGTCCAACAACGCGGCGGGCACGGTCTCGCGGGTGAACCTGGGCAGTGGCGAGGTCGTGGACGAGATCGAGGTGGGAAGCATGCCGCGCGGGATCGGCACCACGCAGTCCAGCGTCTGGGTGGCCAACTTCGAGGACGACACGCTCACGCGCATCGACGTCGCAAGCGGCGAGGCCGACGAGCCGGTCGAGACCGGGTCGGGCCCGGAGGGCATCGCGATCAGGGACGGCGTGATCTGGGTGGCCAACAACACGGGCAACACCGTCACGCGGCACGACAACCGCACCGGGCGGCGGATCGGCGAGCCGATTCGGGTGGAAGACGGCCCCTACGGCATCTGGGTCGGCGACGACGTGGTCTGGGTGACGAACGAGAACGCGGATGCCGTGACCCTCATCGATCCCGACAGCGGCGAGCTCGTGGGCGGGCCCGTGCCGGTGGGCGCCACGCCCGCGGGTGTGCGCGCGGATGACGGGTTCGCGTGGGTCGCGATCAGGGATCAGGATCGGGCCGTGCGGCTCGAGCCCACCCGCTGA
- a CDS encoding phosphotransferase family protein, translated as MDETPLIAQEPLEAYFDSRGLGSGPIEFERIGEGHSNITFLIRRGGEDFVLRRPPRPPLPPSAHDVLREARLLSAVRGVRTPEVLDACDDESVLGVPFYVMEYIEGTVITGEIPQPLDTPEERRRIAWELVDALVEVHAVDWRACGIDGRPSGYLERQLRRFNGLWEHNKTREVPVVGEVGEWLAANMPDSGDATIVHGDYRLGNTMVADDAPARLIAIFDWELSTIGDPLADVGYLTVTWVQPDDADDTMFSNLTSVTRREGFPTRQEMVARYEERSGRSMAALHWYQALALWKAAVFMEGNYKRFIQGNSDDPYLGLFDEGVPALADKAREIALS; from the coding sequence ATGGACGAGACGCCGCTGATCGCGCAAGAGCCGCTGGAGGCGTACTTCGACTCGCGTGGGCTGGGCTCCGGGCCGATCGAGTTCGAGCGCATCGGCGAGGGCCACTCGAACATCACGTTCCTGATACGCCGAGGCGGAGAGGACTTCGTGCTGCGCCGGCCACCGCGTCCGCCGCTACCGCCGTCCGCACACGACGTGCTGCGCGAGGCGCGGCTGCTGAGCGCCGTGCGCGGGGTGCGCACTCCCGAGGTGCTCGACGCCTGCGACGACGAGTCCGTGCTGGGCGTGCCCTTCTATGTCATGGAGTACATCGAGGGCACCGTCATCACGGGCGAGATCCCGCAGCCGCTCGACACGCCGGAGGAGCGGCGCCGGATCGCGTGGGAACTGGTCGACGCGCTCGTCGAGGTCCATGCCGTCGACTGGCGGGCATGTGGGATCGACGGCAGGCCCAGCGGCTACCTGGAGCGCCAGCTGCGCCGCTTCAACGGGCTGTGGGAGCACAACAAGACGCGCGAGGTGCCGGTCGTGGGCGAGGTGGGCGAGTGGCTCGCCGCCAACATGCCCGACTCCGGCGACGCCACGATCGTCCACGGCGACTACCGCCTGGGCAACACGATGGTGGCCGACGACGCGCCCGCCCGCCTCATCGCGATCTTCGACTGGGAGCTGTCCACGATCGGCGACCCGCTCGCCGACGTGGGCTACCTGACCGTCACCTGGGTGCAGCCCGACGACGCGGACGACACGATGTTCTCCAACCTCACGTCGGTCACCCGCCGCGAGGGCTTCCCCACCCGCCAGGAGATGGTCGCGCGCTACGAGGAGCGCAGCGGCCGCTCGATGGCCGCGCTGCACTGGTACCAGGCGCTCGCGCTCTGGAAGGCAGCGGTCTTCATGGAGGGCAACTACAAGCGCTTCATCCAGGGCAACTCCGACGACCCCTACCTTGGCCTCTTCGACGAGGGCGTGCCCGCGCTGGCCGACAAGGCGCGCGAGATCGCGCTGTCGTGA
- a CDS encoding response regulator transcription factor: protein MDNGHSRGDVLVVDDEPTISEVVSRYLERAGYSTRVAATGADALRLAGVRRPDLVVLDLMLPGMDGLEVMRRLRESERLAVILLTAKGEETDRVIGLRLGADDYVVKPFSPAELVARVDAVLRRVDTAPEVDEEIEFDDLHIDPAARRVTVRGEEMQLTAREYDLLLFFARHPGQVFSRDQLMDAVWQYSFYTDTSTVTVHIRRLRAKIEVNPSEPRWLQTVWGVGYRFQP from the coding sequence GTGGACAATGGTCATTCCCGCGGCGACGTCCTGGTGGTGGACGATGAGCCCACCATCTCCGAGGTCGTGTCGCGCTATCTCGAGCGGGCCGGGTACAGCACCCGCGTGGCCGCCACCGGCGCCGACGCCCTGCGCCTCGCAGGTGTCCGCCGTCCCGACCTGGTCGTGCTCGACCTCATGCTGCCCGGCATGGACGGGCTCGAGGTCATGCGTCGCCTGCGCGAGTCCGAGAGGCTCGCGGTCATCCTCCTCACCGCGAAGGGCGAGGAGACCGACCGCGTGATCGGCCTGCGCCTCGGCGCCGACGACTACGTGGTCAAGCCGTTCTCGCCCGCGGAGCTCGTAGCCCGCGTGGACGCGGTGCTGCGCCGCGTGGACACCGCGCCCGAGGTCGACGAGGAGATCGAGTTCGACGACCTCCACATCGACCCGGCCGCCCGGCGCGTGACCGTCCGCGGCGAGGAGATGCAGCTCACCGCGCGCGAGTACGACCTGCTGCTCTTCTTCGCGCGCCACCCCGGGCAGGTCTTCTCGCGTGACCAGCTCATGGACGCCGTGTGGCAGTACTCCTTCTACACCGACACGTCCACCGTCACCGTGCACATCCGCCGCCTGCGGGCCAAGATCGAGGTGAACCCATCCGAGCCGCGCTGGCTCCAGACGGTATGGGGCGTCGGGTACCGCTTCCAACCGTAG
- a CDS encoding histidine phosphatase family protein codes for MIWLLRHAHAADGSPDAERPLSERGRGQARAVSAALRALGVELDACLTSPRVRAVETATLVCEPLGVDVEIDAQLNGGPFDARTLAAGRGDEVLLVGHDPDFSTAVHDLTGAQVRMSKGGLAAVAKGELVLLLRPGELAQIGA; via the coding sequence GTGATCTGGCTCCTACGGCACGCCCACGCCGCCGACGGCTCGCCCGACGCAGAGCGCCCGCTCAGCGAGCGCGGCCGCGGGCAGGCGCGGGCGGTGAGCGCGGCGCTGCGGGCGCTCGGGGTGGAGCTGGACGCCTGCCTCACGAGCCCGCGGGTGCGCGCCGTGGAGACGGCCACGCTGGTGTGCGAGCCGCTCGGGGTGGACGTGGAGATCGACGCGCAGCTCAACGGCGGCCCGTTCGACGCCCGGACGCTGGCGGCCGGCCGCGGCGACGAGGTGCTGCTGGTGGGCCACGACCCGGACTTCTCCACCGCGGTGCACGACCTCACAGGCGCCCAGGTGCGGATGAGCAAGGGCGGACTGGCGGCGGTGGCGAAGGGCGAGCTCGTGCTGCTGCTGCGGCCCGGCGAGCTCGCGCAGATCGGTGCCTGA
- a CDS encoding HAD family phosphatase — protein sequence MKGLLVDFGGVLTTNVFESFRSFCEGEGLDPEAFLDLFRERSEARSALREVETGRISEDEFSTRLGAMLGVKETNGLIDRLFAGMAPDGAMVAAVRRAKGSGVRTGLISNSLGEGRYDRSTFPELFDGVVISGEEGMHKPQPEIYLLGAERVGLAPEECVFVDDLRENCAGAEAVGMTAVLHRGADATIEELEQLLDVALH from the coding sequence GTGAAGGGCCTGCTGGTGGACTTCGGCGGCGTGCTGACGACCAACGTGTTCGAGTCCTTCCGCTCGTTCTGCGAGGGAGAGGGCCTGGACCCGGAGGCGTTCCTGGACCTCTTCCGCGAGCGCTCCGAGGCGCGCTCTGCCCTGCGCGAGGTCGAGACCGGCCGCATCTCCGAGGACGAGTTCTCCACCCGCCTCGGGGCGATGCTCGGCGTGAAGGAGACGAACGGCCTGATCGACCGGTTGTTCGCGGGGATGGCGCCCGACGGCGCGATGGTGGCGGCGGTCCGGCGCGCGAAGGGCTCGGGCGTGCGCACGGGGCTGATCTCGAACTCGCTGGGCGAGGGGCGCTACGACCGCTCCACGTTCCCCGAGCTCTTCGACGGCGTGGTCATCTCGGGCGAGGAGGGCATGCACAAGCCCCAGCCCGAGATCTACCTGCTGGGCGCCGAGCGCGTCGGCCTCGCGCCCGAGGAGTGCGTGTTCGTCGACGACCTGCGCGAGAACTGCGCGGGCGCGGAAGCGGTGGGGATGACAGCGGTGCTGCACCGCGGCGCCGACGCCACGATCGAAGAGCTCGAGCAGCTGCTGGATGTCGCGCTCCACTGA
- a CDS encoding RpiB/LacA/LacB family sugar-phosphate isomerase, whose translation MRISVSADERTGIADAVVEELRRRGHEPIVHGALAEGERDDWAWASEAAARDVAEGRADQGVVCCWTGTGASMAANKVDGVRAALCADAETAGGARKWNDANVLALSLRSTSEALLSEILDAWFSATRSKDRQDAANVSHLDEI comes from the coding sequence ATGAGGATCTCGGTTTCGGCAGACGAGCGCACGGGCATCGCGGACGCCGTGGTGGAGGAGCTGCGCCGGCGCGGCCACGAGCCGATCGTGCACGGCGCCCTCGCCGAGGGCGAGCGCGACGACTGGGCCTGGGCAAGCGAGGCCGCGGCCCGCGACGTGGCCGAGGGCCGCGCCGACCAGGGCGTGGTGTGCTGCTGGACCGGCACGGGCGCCTCGATGGCCGCGAACAAGGTGGACGGCGTGCGCGCGGCCCTCTGCGCCGACGCCGAGACGGCCGGCGGCGCCCGCAAATGGAACGACGCGAACGTACTCGCCCTCTCGCTGCGCAGCACCAGCGAAGCGCTGCTGAGCGAGATCCTGGACGCCTGGTTCTCCGCTACACGAAGCAAGGATCGGCAGGACGCCGCCAACGTGTCGCACCTAGACGAAATCTAG
- a CDS encoding TetR/AcrR family transcriptional regulator: MQPSGSIQKAKPGRPSTGARERILAAAMEVLKADGYAGLTTAKVAARAGQNKALIQYHFGSKQGLVAAAAREVSALITAELLAGIEEDDVIPGLVEGLERILDRDEGLARVYFDLASQSIVEPEIRAIMAEVKAGYRAVLAERLDVRDPQAAAVYLIAALEGFTLERLERGETAELRRARDWFLESAPRIIA; this comes from the coding sequence TTGCAGCCATCGGGATCGATCCAGAAGGCTAAGCCGGGCCGCCCGTCCACCGGCGCCCGCGAGCGGATCCTCGCGGCGGCGATGGAAGTGCTCAAGGCCGACGGCTACGCCGGCCTCACGACGGCGAAGGTGGCCGCGCGGGCGGGGCAGAACAAGGCGCTGATCCAGTACCACTTCGGCTCCAAGCAGGGGTTGGTGGCCGCCGCCGCCCGCGAGGTCAGCGCGCTGATCACCGCGGAGCTGCTCGCCGGGATCGAGGAGGACGACGTCATCCCCGGCCTGGTCGAGGGGCTCGAACGCATCCTCGACCGCGACGAGGGCCTGGCGCGCGTGTACTTCGACCTCGCGTCGCAGTCCATCGTCGAGCCCGAGATCCGGGCGATCATGGCGGAGGTCAAGGCGGGCTACCGCGCCGTGCTCGCCGAACGGCTCGACGTACGCGATCCACAGGCCGCCGCGGTGTACCTGATCGCGGCGCTCGAGGGCTTCACGCTCGAGCGGCTGGAGCGGGGCGAGACAGCGGAGCTGCGCCGCGCGCGCGACTGGTTCCTGGAGAGCGCCCCGCGCATCATCGCCTAG
- a CDS encoding haloacid dehalogenase-like hydrolase, with protein MSRSTERLVLWDIDGTLVHTAGLGRAAFAEAFEAVYGLAPELVPMAGRTDHEIALAILERNGIEQGEDHLPAFAEALADRLAAMEPEIRARGHAFPGAAEVLAELERRGVRQSLLTGNIEPNAALKLAAFGLGAELDFEIGAYGSDHRVRPELVGIARRRAREKHGMDFDVVLVGDTPLDIAAARGGGAAVVAVATGPHSVQELAAADAVLADLTDTPAAVEAILNPR; from the coding sequence ATGTCGCGCTCCACTGAGCGACTCGTCCTCTGGGACATCGACGGAACGCTCGTCCACACGGCGGGCCTGGGGCGCGCTGCCTTTGCGGAGGCCTTCGAGGCCGTCTACGGGCTCGCCCCGGAGCTCGTGCCGATGGCGGGGCGGACGGATCACGAGATCGCGCTGGCCATCCTCGAGCGCAACGGGATCGAGCAGGGCGAGGACCATCTGCCGGCATTCGCCGAGGCCCTGGCCGATCGCCTCGCGGCGATGGAGCCGGAGATCCGCGCCCGCGGCCACGCGTTCCCGGGCGCCGCGGAGGTGCTGGCCGAGCTGGAGCGACGCGGGGTGAGGCAGTCGCTGCTGACGGGCAACATCGAGCCCAACGCGGCACTCAAGCTCGCCGCCTTCGGCCTCGGCGCGGAGCTGGACTTCGAGATCGGCGCGTACGGCTCCGACCACCGGGTGCGGCCCGAGCTCGTGGGCATCGCCCGCCGCAGGGCCCGGGAGAAGCACGGCATGGACTTCGACGTCGTGCTGGTGGGCGACACCCCGCTCGACATCGCGGCCGCCCGCGGCGGCGGCGCGGCCGTGGTGGCGGTCGCCACCGGGCCGCACTCCGTGCAGGAGCTCGCGGCCGCCGACGCCGTGCTTGCCGACCTCACGGACACCCCGGCCGCCGTCGAGGCCATCCTCAACCCGCGCTGA